The Xylanibacillus composti genome includes a window with the following:
- a CDS encoding GerAB/ArcD/ProY family transporter, which produces MKNAYPYSDELVSEREYMVAIPAFTIGVSILSLPRILATHTYAFDGWMPLLSAGLFFMACGWLAARLVQKFPGMTFHEYGSRLVTRPISAVLTFVMGVTFASLVAYEVRVLSMISKLYLFDRTPIEAIALVFLLVVIYAVAGSRAALFRINTLFLPIVLLFTLIVQLANLKYLDIGEIKPFFQTPAPSLLKAAFFSSGAFVGYIILLQYASSVRNPTHLPKHTLVGMAVPVVLYLIIYFFVVSTFGQGALRNIAFPTIETAKEVELPGGFFERFESIYFTVWTMTIFSTAAMAYDLAILSLSSVFKRVSKMRWIYILSPLIMLLAMVPNNNMEVEQWGTIYIVIGIIYGVIVPIMYLIMARLRKAGAGSSRQGC; this is translated from the coding sequence ATGAAAAATGCCTATCCGTATTCCGATGAACTGGTATCCGAGAGGGAGTATATGGTGGCGATTCCTGCGTTTACGATTGGGGTAAGCATTTTGTCGTTGCCGCGTATCCTGGCCACGCATACGTATGCGTTCGACGGCTGGATGCCCTTGCTGAGCGCCGGCTTGTTCTTCATGGCCTGCGGCTGGCTTGCGGCGCGCCTTGTACAGAAGTTCCCGGGCATGACGTTCCATGAATACGGCTCGAGGCTCGTCACGCGTCCCATTTCCGCTGTTCTGACCTTTGTAATGGGGGTGACATTCGCCTCTCTCGTTGCCTACGAAGTCCGGGTGCTGAGCATGATCTCCAAGCTCTATTTGTTTGACCGGACCCCGATTGAGGCCATCGCTTTGGTTTTTTTGCTTGTGGTCATCTATGCGGTAGCAGGGAGCCGGGCAGCATTGTTCCGGATCAACACGTTGTTTTTGCCGATCGTGCTGCTCTTTACTTTGATTGTGCAGCTGGCCAACCTGAAGTACCTGGACATCGGTGAAATCAAGCCCTTCTTTCAGACTCCCGCTCCCTCGCTGTTGAAGGCCGCCTTCTTTTCATCGGGGGCTTTTGTCGGCTATATCATATTGCTGCAATATGCTTCCAGTGTGCGCAATCCGACTCATTTGCCCAAGCATACACTTGTCGGCATGGCTGTGCCGGTCGTGCTCTATCTGATCATTTATTTCTTTGTCGTCTCTACATTCGGGCAAGGAGCATTGCGAAATATTGCATTCCCGACAATCGAAACGGCGAAGGAAGTAGAGCTGCCGGGAGGATTTTTCGAACGCTTCGAGTCTATCTACTTCACGGTCTGGACGATGACGATATTCAGCACAGCGGCGATGGCCTACGATCTGGCTATCCTATCGCTCTCTTCCGTATTCAAGCGTGTGTCCAAAATGAGATGGATCTACATATTGTCTCCTCTCATTATGCTATTGGCCATGGTGCCCAATAACAATATGGAGGTGGAACAATGGGGGACTATTTACATTGTGATAGGAATCATATACGGGGTGATCGTTCCAATTATGTATCTAATCATGGCCCGTCTCAGGAAGGCAGGCGCAGGCTCAAGCCGGCAGGGCTGCTAG
- a CDS encoding Ger(x)C family spore germination protein: MLVACALITSGCWDRIEIEERGFVIGVAIDFPKSGQAEDRADKEAGNKAKGPERFALTQQLVVPGALAGEGAGQGGDGGGKAYMNMTSEGDTILEMIRSTAARTSRSPFYEHIKIIIVSEEVAKSEYFASTLDYFIRYPEMRRGTKLFVSRGDARKVLEVEPTNEKLPAMYIDSISKNDYRNARMQPPVRIGEVHDKLLENEPFLIPRINADMNEVKIAGNSVFRDGRLAGFLGEEETEGLNFLNGQLHGGILEFEIEGGIAVMAVTWVKPYIQAVIEAGRPVSFTIRMQVEGNLHETLKPLSLEESRMYEQIEKEAEQEVIRLCELAVKKLQNEFAADVIGLGKWLKTERPKVWNAVKSEWNGEGGMFSQVSINIEPEIDLRNIGSVLDSSRMHAE; encoded by the coding sequence ATGCTGGTTGCATGCGCGCTTATAACAAGCGGCTGCTGGGACCGGATAGAAATAGAGGAGCGGGGATTTGTCATTGGCGTGGCGATTGATTTCCCTAAGAGCGGGCAGGCTGAGGACCGCGCCGATAAGGAAGCGGGGAACAAGGCCAAGGGACCTGAACGCTTTGCGCTCACACAGCAGCTTGTTGTGCCCGGGGCGCTGGCTGGAGAAGGAGCCGGGCAAGGAGGCGATGGAGGGGGCAAAGCTTATATGAACATGACGAGCGAAGGGGACACCATCTTGGAGATGATCCGGTCGACCGCGGCCCGGACAAGCCGATCTCCCTTCTATGAGCATATCAAGATTATTATTGTGTCGGAGGAAGTAGCCAAATCTGAGTACTTCGCTTCCACGCTGGACTATTTCATCCGCTATCCAGAAATGCGGCGCGGCACAAAGCTGTTTGTTTCCAGGGGAGATGCGCGCAAGGTGCTGGAGGTAGAACCGACGAACGAGAAGCTGCCCGCCATGTATATCGATTCCATTTCCAAGAACGATTATCGGAACGCGCGCATGCAGCCGCCGGTTCGTATCGGGGAAGTGCATGATAAGCTGCTGGAGAATGAGCCCTTCCTGATTCCGCGCATCAATGCCGACATGAACGAGGTAAAGATTGCGGGCAATTCCGTATTCCGCGATGGCCGACTGGCAGGATTTCTTGGCGAGGAGGAAACGGAAGGGCTGAATTTTTTGAATGGCCAGCTGCATGGCGGGATTTTGGAATTTGAGATCGAGGGAGGGATTGCTGTGATGGCTGTAACCTGGGTGAAGCCGTATATTCAAGCAGTCATTGAAGCAGGAAGACCCGTATCCTTCACCATACGGATGCAGGTGGAGGGGAATTTGCACGAAACGCTGAAGCCCCTTTCCTTGGAGGAGTCGCGCATGTACGAACAGATCGAGAAGGAGGCTGAGCAGGAGGTTATACGCCTGTGCGAGCTGGCTGTGAAGAAGCTGCAGAACGAGTTTGCCGCAGACGTAATCGGCTTGGGGAAATGGCTCAAAACCGAACGGCCTAAGGTGTGGAATGCGGTGAAATCGGAATGGAATGGAGAGGGAGGCATGTTCAGTCAAGTAAGCATTAACATCGAACCGGAAATAGATCTCCGCAATATTGGTTCTGTGTTGGACTCTTCACGCATGCATGCGGAATAG
- a CDS encoding DUF948 domain-containing protein: MWEISVVVIAAAFVVLTVYLIATLRTARASMLQMSQTVRQMEQRVEEISGEAQQLLKHSREMTADLQDKVKSLDSMFATAKQLGNSMKQVSSAVEQAGDAVHEITSSVKQVSAAVSHNVTSKVQRAASSSNSTIDTAIAFLTSGLQLWNNLKESKMRGEEQHDGKEQQ; encoded by the coding sequence GTGTGGGAAATCAGTGTAGTCGTAATAGCGGCCGCTTTTGTCGTACTCACAGTCTATTTGATCGCAACGCTGCGAACAGCACGAGCGTCGATGCTGCAGATGAGTCAAACGGTACGGCAAATGGAGCAAAGGGTGGAAGAGATCAGCGGCGAAGCGCAGCAGCTGCTGAAGCACTCTCGTGAAATGACGGCCGATCTTCAGGACAAGGTGAAGAGTCTGGACAGCATGTTTGCCACTGCGAAGCAACTGGGGAACTCCATGAAGCAAGTAAGCAGCGCAGTGGAGCAGGCAGGGGATGCGGTGCATGAGATTACCTCGTCTGTGAAGCAAGTATCCGCTGCTGTATCGCACAACGTGACGAGCAAGGTTCAGCGCGCGGCGTCCTCGAGCAACAGCACAATCGATACGGCGATTGCCTTTTTGACATCGGGGCTTCAGCTGTGGAACAACCTGAAAGAGTCAAAAATGAGAGGAGAGGAACAGCATGACGGAAAAGAACAACAATAG
- a CDS encoding YtxH domain-containing protein, producing the protein MTEKNNNSQSFSGKHFAAGAILGALVGAATALLLAPKSGKELRGDIAEGYHQVSEKTHQVADTVGKKSREVYGTVSQKGQEWAGKARDTAEDLKTWVQARRNPAAEASETETLDAQAEIAAASESAQEEGQNN; encoded by the coding sequence ATGACGGAAAAGAACAACAATAGCCAATCGTTCAGCGGCAAGCATTTCGCGGCTGGCGCAATTCTTGGCGCTCTCGTAGGAGCGGCAACCGCGCTTTTGCTGGCGCCGAAGTCGGGCAAGGAGCTGCGCGGCGATATTGCGGAGGGCTACCATCAAGTAAGCGAGAAAACGCATCAAGTCGCTGACACGGTAGGCAAAAAGTCGCGTGAAGTATATGGAACAGTCAGCCAGAAGGGGCAAGAATGGGCGGGCAAAGCCAGGGATACAGCAGAAGATTTGAAGACATGGGTGCAAGCTCGCCGCAATCCAGCTGCCGAAGCGAGCGAAACGGAGACTTTGGATGCACAGGCGGAAATCGCCGCAGCAAGCGAGTCCGCACAGGAAGAAGGTCAGAATAACTGA
- a CDS encoding disulfide oxidoreductase, whose amino-acid sequence MNKKSFVLEQGLYLSWGIALAATLGSLYFSEIQKFIPCTYCWYQRILMYPLVILLGIAAVRNDYKQSYYVLPFSVLGMGMSTYHYLVQKTPWFQSAGSGCGIIPCNTAYINWLGFITIPFLALIAFTLITVLQILIIRNARSAAGK is encoded by the coding sequence ATGAACAAGAAATCATTTGTGCTTGAGCAGGGGTTATACCTAAGCTGGGGAATTGCGCTTGCAGCGACCTTGGGCAGCCTGTATTTCAGCGAAATCCAGAAATTTATTCCATGCACTTATTGCTGGTACCAACGTATTTTGATGTATCCGCTGGTTATTCTCCTGGGCATTGCCGCTGTGCGCAATGATTACAAGCAAAGCTATTATGTGCTGCCGTTCTCGGTGCTCGGCATGGGGATGTCCACCTATCATTATTTGGTGCAGAAAACCCCCTGGTTCCAGTCAGCGGGATCAGGCTGCGGCATTATTCCTTGCAACACGGCCTATATTAATTGGCTTGGCTTTATCACCATCCCATTTTTGGCGTTGATCGCTTTTACCCTGATCACCGTGCTGCAAATCTTGATTATCCGCAATGCCCGTTCGGCTGCAGGCAAGTAA
- the racE gene encoding glutamate racemase has product MQHPIAILDSGVGGITVAKEIIRQLPQEKIVYFGDSARSPYGPRKPEEIVRFTMQIVRYLLRFQPKLLVIACNTATAVALDQVRASVSIPVVGVICPGARAAVKKTKSGVIGVIGTECTVRSQAYDQALKDLSPKLEVLSQPCPRFVPLVEQGDFHSPQAKQAVWESLAPLKHHAHGKPMDCLILGCTHYPFLQDAISSVMGSGVELINSAEETARETSAVLHHQGQLAKTRERPVHHFLCSGNPATFQGIAREWLNEDIQVTPVVWQGPKYV; this is encoded by the coding sequence GTGCAGCATCCTATAGCCATTCTGGATTCGGGCGTCGGCGGCATTACCGTGGCGAAGGAGATCATACGCCAGCTGCCGCAGGAAAAGATCGTCTATTTCGGTGACTCGGCGCGGTCGCCCTATGGGCCGCGAAAGCCGGAAGAGATCGTCCGGTTTACTATGCAAATTGTGCGTTATCTGTTGCGCTTCCAGCCGAAGCTTTTGGTAATTGCCTGCAATACAGCGACAGCCGTTGCTTTGGATCAAGTGCGAGCTTCTGTCTCGATTCCCGTCGTAGGGGTGATTTGCCCCGGCGCACGGGCAGCAGTCAAGAAGACGAAATCCGGCGTGATCGGGGTCATTGGCACGGAATGCACAGTTCGCAGCCAAGCGTACGATCAAGCGCTGAAAGATTTGTCGCCCAAGCTGGAGGTGCTCAGCCAACCCTGTCCGCGGTTCGTTCCGCTGGTGGAGCAGGGGGATTTTCACTCGCCTCAAGCGAAGCAAGCAGTATGGGAGTCGCTGGCGCCGCTTAAGCACCATGCGCATGGAAAACCGATGGACTGCTTGATCCTGGGCTGTACCCATTATCCGTTTCTTCAAGATGCCATTTCGAGCGTGATGGGCAGCGGAGTGGAGCTGATCAACTCTGCCGAGGAGACGGCGCGCGAGACCAGCGCCGTCCTTCATCATCAAGGGCAGCTGGCGAAGACGAGGGAACGGCCGGTTCATCACTTTTTGTGCAGCGGCAATCCGGCTACCTTTCAAGGCATTGCGAGGGAATGGCTGAATGAGGATATCCAGGTAACGCCTGTCGTGTGGCAGGGTCCCAAATACGTATAA
- a CDS encoding M14 family metallopeptidase, protein MSFPYLVQVGDNLHRIARKFGINVPSLLAANAQHHDHAYVMPGQILRIPVRPSRHYAVQKGDSYATIAHGFQISEKRLKQINPAVPAERPQEGQVLLIPGQEGGLWNEPGLSYGYVELQKDLNRWKGAYPFLQQEAIGQSVLGREIAAVLLGTGSRRVHVNASVHANEWMTTPLLMKFVDDCAAALQHGTLFRGTDIASLLEHVSLHAVPMVNPDGVELALCGIHPAHPYYAELTAWNNGSRQFQQWKANIRGVDLNDQFPAHWETERERRSPNGPSPRDYAGEAPLSEPEAKALAVWTERMDFHCVVSLHTQGEEIYWNYRGYEPEEAEQLANRLASVSFYRAVKLAGSDAGYKDWFIQRFRRCGFTVECGFGVNPLPAEQFPAMYERVSALLLEAMKAAAVG, encoded by the coding sequence ATGTCCTTTCCTTATTTGGTCCAAGTCGGTGACAACCTGCATCGCATTGCCCGCAAATTCGGCATCAATGTTCCTTCGTTGTTAGCTGCAAACGCGCAGCACCATGATCATGCTTATGTCATGCCGGGTCAAATTCTCCGGATACCCGTTCGTCCGTCCCGTCATTATGCCGTGCAGAAAGGGGACAGTTATGCGACTATTGCGCATGGCTTCCAGATCAGTGAGAAGCGATTGAAGCAGATCAATCCGGCTGTGCCCGCCGAACGGCCGCAAGAGGGGCAGGTGCTTCTGATTCCCGGCCAGGAAGGCGGGCTATGGAATGAACCGGGCTTGTCCTACGGATATGTGGAACTTCAGAAGGATTTGAACCGATGGAAAGGGGCGTATCCTTTCCTGCAGCAGGAGGCAATCGGCCAATCCGTATTGGGAAGAGAGATTGCCGCTGTGTTGCTCGGCACGGGCTCCCGCCGGGTACATGTGAATGCGAGTGTTCACGCGAACGAGTGGATGACGACCCCGCTCCTCATGAAGTTTGTGGATGATTGCGCGGCTGCTCTTCAGCATGGAACTCTGTTCCGGGGAACCGACATCGCCTCGCTCCTCGAACATGTCAGCTTGCATGCGGTGCCAATGGTGAATCCGGATGGCGTGGAGCTGGCACTGTGCGGGATACATCCCGCGCATCCGTATTACGCGGAGCTGACTGCCTGGAATAACGGCTCCCGTCAATTTCAGCAGTGGAAGGCGAATATCCGCGGCGTCGATCTGAATGACCAGTTTCCGGCTCACTGGGAGACAGAGCGGGAACGGCGTTCTCCGAATGGTCCGTCGCCCCGGGATTATGCAGGCGAAGCGCCGTTGTCCGAACCGGAAGCGAAGGCGTTGGCCGTCTGGACAGAGCGCATGGATTTTCATTGTGTCGTATCGCTGCATACGCAAGGCGAGGAGATTTATTGGAACTATCGCGGCTATGAGCCGGAAGAGGCGGAACAGCTGGCAAATCGTCTGGCCTCGGTGAGCTTCTATCGGGCCGTCAAGCTGGCGGGCAGCGATGCCGGATATAAGGACTGGTTCATTCAGCGGTTCAGGCGCTGCGGCTTTACGGTGGAATGCGGCTTCGGCGTCAATCCGCTGCCGGCCGAGCAATTTCCGGCGATGTATGAGCGAGTAAGCGCATTGCTGCTGGAGGCGATGAAGGCTGCGGCAGTAGGGTAG
- a CDS encoding DUF1450 domain-containing protein, whose product MANDIRICDKCRHIRLKTMVPKLEQLDPEAEIKIGCKSYCGPCSRAAFIYINGRYVTGQTEDEAIEKARKYVK is encoded by the coding sequence ATGGCGAATGACATAAGAATCTGCGATAAGTGCAGGCATATACGGTTGAAGACGATGGTGCCGAAGCTGGAACAGCTGGACCCGGAAGCGGAAATCAAAATTGGCTGCAAATCTTATTGCGGTCCCTGCTCCAGAGCGGCATTTATCTATATAAATGGACGGTATGTGACAGGCCAGACAGAAGACGAAGCGATTGAAAAAGCGAGAAAATATGTGAAATAA
- a CDS encoding DUF2935 domain-containing protein, whose translation MADGKSPDTAAYDVEKALFEHRFWLQILGDHARFIESSMPIAELKEIEQAQAFITLFDSLLGTARRRLPAADTLRLTQEALQAAQQLRAFKLHLLSRHLQGDLRSTLPPTFYNHMVNEIDEYIRILAYLTVEKTPPLLHPVHHHLIWLLDASGHAASIHDQLDPVEADLRNNSDMYKKKFDAFYLKAVEMAGYLRTGLTAFPALHRFNRQVDLEMKLFQGFLAELVELNLTGEALDVLTPLMPDHMYREECYYLIKLAETSGVKPPECDPTKPRVQE comes from the coding sequence ATGGCTGATGGGAAATCACCGGATACGGCTGCCTATGACGTGGAGAAGGCGCTGTTTGAACATCGGTTTTGGCTGCAGATTCTCGGCGATCACGCCAGATTCATCGAAAGCTCCATGCCCATTGCTGAGCTGAAGGAAATCGAACAGGCACAAGCATTCATCACTTTGTTCGATTCCTTGCTGGGAACGGCAAGAAGGCGACTGCCGGCTGCAGACACGCTTCGCCTGACACAGGAAGCGCTCCAGGCGGCGCAGCAATTGCGCGCATTCAAGCTTCATTTATTGTCCAGACATTTGCAAGGCGATCTTCGTTCAACGCTGCCCCCGACCTTTTACAATCATATGGTGAATGAAATCGATGAATACATTCGCATCCTAGCTTACTTGACTGTGGAGAAAACGCCGCCGCTGCTTCATCCTGTGCATCATCATCTGATCTGGCTGCTCGATGCCTCCGGACACGCTGCCTCGATTCACGATCAACTGGACCCGGTCGAAGCGGATCTCCGAAACAATAGCGACATGTACAAGAAAAAATTCGATGCCTTTTACTTAAAGGCTGTGGAAATGGCAGGCTACCTGAGAACCGGCTTGACCGCCTTCCCTGCGCTGCATCGCTTCAATCGTCAGGTTGATCTGGAGATGAAGCTGTTTCAGGGCTTCCTGGCAGAATTGGTTGAGCTGAATCTTACCGGGGAGGCGCTTGATGTGCTGACACCGCTTATGCCGGATCATATGTACAGGGAGGAATGCTATTACTTGATCAAGCTGGCTGAGACAAGCGGAGTGAAGCCTCCCGAATGTGATCCGACCAAGCCTCGCGTACAGGAGTGA
- a CDS encoding THUMP domain-containing class I SAM-dependent RNA methyltransferase, whose translation MSKLQLIATVPMGLEAIVSYELKQLGYTDQMTENGRVIFSAEASDIARCNLWLRTADRILVKMGEFPATTFEELFEGTKALDWPDWIPMHGEFPVQGRSQKSQLSSVPACQSIVKKAVVEKMKEAYRQSWFEENGPRYAIEVSLLKDTATLTLDTTGPSLHKRGYRKLVTEAPLKETMAAALIYISRWRPELPLYDPFCGSGTIPIEAAMIAWNVAPGLRRSFPAEAWQRIGEQAWQSARDEAYDALKDDTPLHIAGSDIDPQAIEVAQAAARAAGLAKDIRFEALPVAKAKPEGERGFLITNPPYGERLSDEREVEKLIRQFGHLYRKLGSWSAFALSPTKAFERYFEQEADKKRKLYNGRIECQYYQYKIPADQVR comes from the coding sequence ATGTCGAAACTCCAACTGATTGCCACCGTCCCGATGGGATTGGAGGCCATCGTCTCCTATGAATTGAAGCAGCTTGGGTACACCGATCAAATGACGGAGAACGGCCGCGTCATCTTCAGCGCCGAAGCGTCGGATATCGCCCGCTGCAATCTCTGGCTGAGAACAGCCGACCGTATTCTTGTCAAGATGGGGGAGTTCCCGGCTACAACCTTCGAGGAACTGTTCGAAGGCACCAAAGCGCTGGATTGGCCGGACTGGATTCCGATGCACGGCGAATTCCCCGTTCAGGGCAGATCGCAGAAGTCCCAGCTGTCCAGTGTGCCGGCGTGCCAGAGCATTGTGAAGAAAGCGGTCGTGGAAAAAATGAAAGAAGCATACCGCCAGTCCTGGTTCGAGGAGAACGGACCGCGATACGCTATCGAAGTGTCTCTTCTGAAGGACACGGCTACCTTGACGCTGGACACGACCGGACCCAGCCTGCACAAGCGAGGATACCGCAAGCTGGTCACCGAAGCGCCGTTGAAGGAAACAATGGCGGCAGCCCTGATCTACATTAGCCGCTGGCGTCCGGAACTGCCGCTCTACGATCCGTTCTGCGGTTCCGGCACCATACCGATTGAGGCGGCTATGATCGCCTGGAACGTGGCGCCGGGCCTGCGCCGCAGCTTCCCGGCGGAGGCCTGGCAGCGGATTGGCGAGCAGGCCTGGCAATCCGCCCGTGACGAAGCCTATGACGCGCTGAAGGATGATACCCCCTTGCACATTGCCGGCTCGGACATCGACCCGCAGGCGATTGAGGTAGCGCAGGCAGCGGCCCGCGCCGCTGGCCTGGCCAAGGATATCCGCTTCGAAGCCTTGCCGGTTGCGAAGGCGAAGCCGGAGGGGGAACGAGGCTTCCTTATTACCAATCCGCCTTATGGTGAACGGTTATCGGATGAGCGTGAGGTGGAAAAGCTGATCCGCCAATTCGGCCACTTGTACCGCAAGCTAGGGAGCTGGTCCGCCTTCGCTCTCAGTCCGACCAAAGCATTCGAGCGCTATTTCGAACAAGAGGCAGACAAAAAACGCAAGCTCTACAATGGCCGTATCGAATGCCAGTACTACCAGTACAAAATACCGGCCGATCAGGTGCGCTAA
- a CDS encoding MFS transporter — protein MNWKANLAVLWFGTFVVMAGMTMIIPFVPYYIQEMGVTDADSVAMWAGVIFAANFVTAFLFQPIWGRLADRHGRKIMVLRSGFGMAVVMALMGLAATPWQLLLLRMLNGTISGYIPAAVSLISASTPREKMGFTMGVLQSGQVAGTILGPLIGGVLADWVGYRPIFYITSSLLFVATLTAALLVKEKFDKQKAMEKPNLSLSKGFAELARIRQLTALFAVTFMIQFALMSSMPLIPVFIQEMHPAAASLAFLAGLVASVTGLSNMIASPLLGRLSDKLGPERILRFSLIGACMTFIPQAFVHNVWQLLVFRFLMGVFIGGLIPSVNALIRQYTPDGMESRAYSFNTSFLALGNVLGPTLGGLFSGWAGIRPIFLIAACLFAVNAYWVYWSLFARRRQASS, from the coding sequence ATGAATTGGAAAGCCAACCTTGCTGTTCTTTGGTTCGGCACTTTTGTCGTAATGGCCGGAATGACGATGATCATACCCTTCGTCCCGTATTACATACAAGAGATGGGCGTTACCGATGCAGACAGTGTGGCGATGTGGGCCGGTGTGATTTTCGCGGCGAACTTTGTCACGGCGTTTTTGTTCCAGCCCATTTGGGGCAGGCTGGCCGACCGCCATGGACGCAAAATCATGGTGCTGCGCTCCGGCTTCGGCATGGCGGTTGTGATGGCGCTGATGGGACTTGCCGCCACACCGTGGCAGCTGCTGCTTCTGCGCATGCTGAACGGCACCATCTCCGGCTACATCCCGGCAGCCGTTTCGCTCATATCGGCGAGCACGCCCCGGGAGAAGATGGGCTTCACGATGGGCGTCCTGCAATCCGGCCAAGTGGCCGGGACGATACTCGGTCCGCTGATTGGCGGCGTGCTGGCAGACTGGGTCGGCTACCGTCCGATCTTCTACATTACCAGCTCCCTGTTGTTTGTCGCCACGCTGACAGCCGCGCTGCTGGTGAAGGAGAAGTTCGACAAGCAGAAGGCGATGGAGAAGCCGAATCTCTCCCTGTCCAAGGGCTTCGCGGAGCTGGCGCGCATTCGTCAGCTGACAGCCCTGTTCGCGGTAACCTTTATGATCCAGTTCGCCTTGATGAGCTCCATGCCGCTTATTCCCGTCTTCATTCAGGAGATGCATCCGGCAGCCGCTTCGCTCGCCTTTCTTGCCGGTCTCGTTGCCTCCGTGACCGGGTTGAGCAACATGATCGCTTCACCGCTGCTTGGCCGCCTGAGCGACAAGCTCGGGCCAGAGCGCATTCTGCGCTTCAGCTTGATCGGCGCTTGCATGACCTTCATCCCGCAAGCCTTCGTGCACAACGTCTGGCAGCTGCTCGTCTTCCGGTTTTTGATGGGGGTCTTTATCGGCGGACTGATCCCGTCGGTTAATGCGCTGATTCGCCAATACACGCCGGACGGAATGGAAAGCCGGGCTTACAGCTTCAATACGAGCTTTCTCGCACTCGGCAATGTGCTGGGTCCTACGTTGGGAGGCCTGTTCTCGGGATGGGCGGGCATTCGTCCGATCTTTCTGATCGCGGCCTGTCTGTTCGCCGTCAACGCCTACTGGGTGTACTGGTCGCTGTTTGCCCGCCGCAGGCAAGCATCATCCTGA
- a CDS encoding DUF4349 domain-containing protein translates to MRERMYNWHAVAGKARRVGAVWLAVMLLASLLSACGGSSDQMSIANQDTAGSMDGAESSYDYADQVTTTSNANVAAGEASRREVQQGEGEPGSQAGMEQAAADNSGLNRKLIYKADVVMEVKAYADAQASIRQLAHLSGGYILNFEENESRYDRSGTFTLKVPSQGFSSFLDELDSLEPISLHRSVEGTDVTSEYVDLEARLRAKRVVESRLLAFMEQADSSQDLLAFSNELAVVQEEIERILGRMRYLDQNVAYSTVTLHVHERLDGKSHMMGEGDPFYKRAYLAMGKSLQLLKNALEGMVVGLAAMLPVLLFLALVALPFVARYRRNRKSGGSRGVSLTPSAADGSLSSKDNSQAHQEDNLTQAGDSVLPEPTTNEREATADDPPQQSRPSQVREATDEATANEDDVKTERDKEKTYVDNEKTDGDKEN, encoded by the coding sequence ATGAGAGAGAGAATGTATAATTGGCATGCGGTTGCGGGAAAAGCGCGTCGCGTAGGGGCTGTGTGGCTGGCTGTCATGCTGCTTGCAAGCTTGCTTTCTGCCTGTGGAGGAAGTTCGGACCAGATGAGTATTGCGAATCAAGACACTGCGGGCAGTATGGACGGCGCTGAAAGCTCCTACGACTATGCAGATCAAGTGACGACCACTTCAAACGCCAACGTTGCTGCGGGTGAAGCGTCCAGAAGAGAAGTTCAGCAGGGTGAAGGTGAACCTGGTTCGCAAGCCGGCATGGAGCAGGCTGCTGCGGATAACAGCGGCTTGAACCGGAAGCTGATTTACAAGGCCGATGTTGTGATGGAAGTGAAGGCGTATGCAGATGCGCAAGCTAGCATTCGGCAATTGGCCCATCTGTCCGGCGGCTATATTCTGAATTTTGAAGAAAATGAATCGCGTTATGATCGCAGCGGCACGTTTACCTTGAAGGTGCCTTCCCAAGGCTTCTCCTCGTTCCTGGACGAGTTGGACAGCTTGGAGCCGATCAGCCTTCATCGCAGTGTGGAGGGGACCGATGTCACGAGCGAATATGTAGACTTGGAAGCTCGTCTCAGGGCAAAGCGCGTAGTGGAAAGCCGGTTGCTCGCATTTATGGAGCAGGCTGACAGCTCGCAGGATTTGCTCGCCTTTTCGAATGAACTGGCAGTTGTGCAAGAGGAAATTGAACGGATACTGGGGCGCATGAGGTATTTGGATCAGAACGTTGCCTATTCTACGGTTACCCTGCACGTCCATGAAAGACTGGATGGCAAATCGCATATGATGGGCGAAGGCGATCCCTTTTACAAGCGTGCTTATCTGGCTATGGGCAAGAGCTTGCAGCTGCTCAAGAATGCGCTCGAAGGAATGGTGGTCGGACTTGCGGCGATGCTCCCGGTTTTGCTGTTTCTGGCGCTGGTAGCGCTGCCATTTGTCGCAAGGTATCGGCGAAATCGAAAATCGGGGGGCAGCAGAGGAGTCAGTCTCACTCCATCAGCGGCGGACGGTTCGCTATCGTCGAAGGATAACAGCCAAGCACATCAGGAGGACAATCTGACGCAAGCAGGCGATTCCGTCCTTCCGGAGCCGACAACGAATGAACGCGAAGCGACAGCGGACGATCCACCCCAACAATCTCGACCTTCTCAGGTTCGAGAAGCAACAGACGAAGCGACAGCGAATGAAGACGATGTGAAAACTGAGAGAGATAAAGAGAAAACTTACGTAGATAATGAGAAGACTGATGGGGATAAAGAGAACTGA